Proteins co-encoded in one Hemibagrus wyckioides isolate EC202008001 linkage group LG26, SWU_Hwy_1.0, whole genome shotgun sequence genomic window:
- the chmp2bb gene encoding charged multivesicular body protein 2b, translated as MSSLFKKKTVEDVIKEQNKELRGTQRQITRDRTALEKQEKQLEMEIKKMAKSGNKEACKVLAKQLVQLRKQKTRTYAVSSKVTSMSTQTKLMHSQMKMAGAMGTTAKTMQAVNKKMDPQKTLQTMQNFQKETAKMEMTEEMINDTLDDLFEDSGDEEESQDIVNQVLDEIGIEITGKMAHAPAASRTRPAASTSKADGISDEEIERQLKALGVD; from the exons ATGTCGTCGCTGTTCAAGAAGAAGACGGTGGAGG ATGTCATTAAGGAGCAGAACAAGGAGCTGAGAGGAACACAGAGGCAGATCACGAGAGACCGAACTGCACTggagaaacaggaaaaacaacTG GAGATGGAGATCAAGAAGATGGCCAAATCGGGGAACAAGGAGGCGTGTAAGGTCCTGGCCAAACAGCTGGTGCAGCTGAGAAAGCAGAAGACCAGGACGTACGCGGTCAGCTCCAAAGTCACGTCCATGTccactcagaccaaactcatgCACTCGCAGATGAAGATGGCAGGAGCCATGGGCACCACCGCTAAG ACCATGCAAGCGGTCAATAAGAAGATGGATCCTCAGAAGACTTTACAGACAATGCAGAACTTCCAGAAAGAAACAGCCAAGATGGAGATGACTGAAGAGATGA TTAACGACACGCTGGATGACCTCTTCGAGGACTCGGGAGACGAGGAAGAATCTCAGGACATCGTGAACCAGGTGCTGGATGAGATCGGCATCGAGATCACCGGAAAG ATGGCCCACGCTCCCGCTGCTAGCCGAACCAGACCCGCCGCCTCCACCTCCAAAGCAGATGGGATATCGGACGAGGAGATCGAGAGACAGCTAAAAGCTCTCGGAGTGGACTAA